The following DNA comes from Kitasatospora sp. NBC_01287.
CCCGCCACCTCCACCGGCTGCCTCAACGGCTCCGCCCTGGCCTACACCTACGACGCGGTCGGCAACCGCCTGACGCAGACCAGCGGTGCGGCGACCACCAACTACACCTACGACGCCGCGGACGAACTGACCCAGGCCGCCACCGGCAGCACCACCACGAGCTACGCCTACGATGCCGACGGCGACGCCACCAGCGCCAAGACCCCCGCCGCCTCCGCAACCATCACCGCCGGAAACGGCCTCGCCTCCGGCGCCTCCATCAGCTCCTCCAGCGCCCGGCTGACCATGCAGAGCGACGGCAACCTCGTCCTCTCCTCCATCGCCTCCGGCCAGGTCCTGTGGTCCTCCCAGACCGGCGGACACCCGGGCGCCACGGCCACGATGCAGACCGACGGCAACTTCGTCGTCTACGACACCGCCAAGAACGCGTTGTGGAACAGCAAGACCTGGCCCGGAAACGGCGCGGTCGCGGTGGTCCAGGCCGACTCGACGTTCAACGTCTACGACCGCTACATCGGCCTGCAGTGGACCAGCAACACCCCCGACCCGATCGCCGCCGCGGGAGGCGTCAGCTACACCTACGACGGTGCCGGAAACCAGGCGAGCGAGACACTCGGCGCCACCACCTACAGCTACACCTACGACGCCTCGGGCAACCGCACCACGGCCAAGGCCAACGGCACCGTCACCGGCGCGATCCAGTGGGACCCCAACGCCCCACTCCCGCAGATCGCCACCGAGACCGACGCCACCGGCGCCGTGAAGGCCGACTACACCTACAACCCGACCAACCAGGTGGAGTCGGAACAGACCGCCACCGGCACCTTCTACGCCCACCACGACTGGCTCGGATCCGTCACCGACCTCACCGACGCCACCGGCACCCAGCAGGTCCGCTACGGCTACGACACCTACGGCGCCCGCAGCACCAGCGCTATCGGCGCCAACGCCCCGCCATCAGCACCAATGGGGTACACCGGCCAGTACACCGACCCGACCGACAACCAACTCGACCTACGCGCCCGCCGCTACGACACCACCACCGGCCGCCTCACCACCCGCGACCCGATCCAGCTCCGCCCCACCATCCCCTACAGCGGCGACTACACCTACACCAACGACGCCCCCACCTACCTGACCGACCCCAGCGGCCAGTGCGGCCTCGGCGCCAAGCTGTACGACGCCTGGCACGCCATCATCGCGTCACTGGGCCAGAGCCACTGCAAGGCGGAGGACGACGCAGCCGCACAGAAGACCCCCCTGGCCGCAGCCGCCGGAGCACACCTCGAACAGGGCACCGAAGACCTCCTCGAAGCCCCAGCTCAAGCCGTCCAGGGCTACATCGACACATCAACCTTCGGACTGACACCGTCCCTCGTCCCGGGCGCACAACCCTGCCCGAACGCACTCGCGTACCAGGCCGGCTCGCTGGCAGCCATCCTGACGCCGTGGGGAGAGGAGGGCGCCGGGGCCCTCAGCGTCGAGGAGCTCCGGGCCAGGTACAAGGAACGGGGCGCTGAAACAAAGGTCGATCCGCGGGCGACCCCGAAGGACCCGATCCACCTGGCGCTCGGACTCGACAACATCGGAGGAACTTGGGCTCTTGACAAGTTCGCGCTCGAAAGGGGAGCGGTAACCTTCAAGGATGGCTCGGTCTTTGGCGACATAGTCCCCCGAGGAACCGCCACTGAGAGCGGTCTGAACGCGATGATCGATCGCACTGTTGCCAGCGGAGGTAAAATCAGCTTCAATCTCGAAGGAATGCTAGATCTCAAGGGCGTCCTCGCCGGAACTGACTACGGCAATGGTTGGACTTCACTGGAGCTGAGGAAGGTCTGCGGCAGCCCTGAAGTGCGCGCGGTGACCACGTTCTTCAACTTCGACGGGGCCCCTCCATGCTGAATCCCGAAGGCCATTCCATGCACCTGGAAATCTTCCCCGCGACCGAACCGTCCGACCGCTGCATGGTCCTGATGAACCATCCACACGGTGACGGCCAAGCCCTCGTAGAGCTGCTCGCCCGAGAAGAGCGGCCAGGCGGATTCGAATGGCTCCAGGTCTCGATGACGCTCTGGTACAGGCAGGTACTTGCCGCCGAACCCTATACGGAATCGATCCAGCCGGGATCCGTCACGACCTGGGTGCCCATCGATGCGGTCACCTTCCTCGACTCGTGCGACTACTCCCAAGTCAAGCAGCTGAGGGCCGGAGAAGGGCGCCCTCCAGGAGCACCGCGGTACCCGATGCCGTGGGACGAACCAGCGCCATAGCAGGTGGTGGCCGGGTGACAGAACCCAACGGTCTCCCCGCCACCTCCCCGCCAGCGATGTAGTCACACGGCCGCAGAGGCTGGACAGGCTGAGCTGGGTTCCTGCTGCACCATGGCACGAGCGCGAGACCCGGCAGCACGATGGCTTCGCGCGGCTGGGCTGACAGAAGAACTACCGGTCGGCCGACGACCTCGGTCACAGTCGAGTGACCGAGGTCGTGAGGAACAGGGAGGCCAGGTGGATGAATCACTGGATGCAGCATGGGAGTTCATGCTCATATCCGCAGCCGCTACGGACGAAGGATACGGTCGCCCCGGGAGCCTCGGCCTGACCGTTCTGGTGGAAAAGGCGAGATCAACCCGGATCACGGAATTCTACCCGTTCACCAGCCTCGGAAGGCTGTGCTTCAGCACAGGCCCCCGCTGGTGGGAGGGACAGGGCGAACCGGTGCCCGTCTTCGTGACACTCGACCATGAAGGCGTGTATCGCGTATGGACAGGGGGTCCCTACGTCCACACGATCGATGAAGTCGTCGAGCAGCTCGTCACGCGGAGCGCGGATCAAGTGATCGCCGAGGTCGAACGGCTCCTGGGGGCTCTGGACCAACCCCGATCCTCATAGCTCCCCGGCGAAGCAGGCCAGACCGCCGGCGCCGTGGGTGATGAGGACGGTCCTGCCGGTGAGTGCTCGAGGCGGTCGTGATCGACGGCGAGGGGCGGCTCGCAGTCGATCACCCGCATACAGTGGGCGCTCTGGGCGGGCTGATCATCTTCCTCCACGGAACCTACGGTTCCGGCAGGTCGAACCGGAGCCGGCGCGGCCTGGACCTGACACAACGAGAACGGGGCCACTGATGAGCAGCACCACGAACGACCGCACGAACGACCCCAGGAGCAGCACCACCCACGTGATCGCCCCGGTCGGCCTGGCTCCCGGGTTCGGCTACAGCCAGGTCGCCTGGGGTACCGGCCGGACGATCGCCGTCTCCGGGCAGATCTCCCTGGACGAGCGGGGCGAGCTGGTCGGCCCCGGCGACCCGGCCGCGCAGGCCCGGCAGGTCTTCGAGAACATCCGTCGCTGCCTGGCCGAGGCGGGCGCGGGCTTCGACGACGTGATCAAGCTGACCATCTTCGTCACCGACGTCGCCCACCTGCCGGCCATCCGCGAGGCGCGGGACGCGGTGATCGACACCACCCGTCCGCCGGCCAGCTCGGCGGTCGCGGTGGCCGCGCTCTTCCGCCCCGAGTTCCTGCTGGAGATCGAGGCGCTCGCGGTGGTGGCCGAGCCGGCCGGAACGCGGCCGCAGGGGTGAGTTTGCGCCAATAACCACTCCGGGCCGCCGGACGCCACTCGGCGTCCGGCGGCCCGGCGGCTTTTTGACCCGCACATGCCCTTGGCCTAGGCGGATCCGCACCCGCCCCGGCGACCTCGCGCAGCCGCCCGCGCCACCTGACACAGTGCGGCCGGGGCGGAATCGGACAGGTGGATCGCACCGGGAGCGAAGTGACCCACTGGTCGCGTCACCTGACCCTGCGTTAGCGTTTCGTCCGGTCGTCACCGCGGCAAGATCCGCGGCCGGGCAGCGCCCGGTCGCGACGCCGCTGCGACCTTGGGGGGTTCGTGGGACCGCGGGGGGAGCCGCGGCCCGGCAGAGCGCACCCGACGGGGGATCCACCGGAACATCCGCGCACGGGCTCCTCCGTGTCCGCGGCGCTTCTGTCCGAGGCATCCCGCGGGCGCGGGGTGCCCCTCGACGTGGAGGAACCAATGGGCTTCAGCAAACGATGGGCCGCCGCGCTGGCCACCGGCTCACTCCTGGCACTGGGCGCACCCGTCGCCGCGCACGCGGACGGCGCCGCTCCTGCCTACCGCACCGACCTGCGGGTCCTGGTGATCGACGACCAGGGACCCTCGGTGGCCTCGATCAACGCCGAACTGACCAGCGAGGGCATCCCGTTCACCGATGTCGTCGCCTCCGACCACAACCGGCCCACCATCGACGCGGCCTTCCTCACCGCGACGCTGCCGGACGGCTCCACCGAGGCCAAGTACCAGGCCGTGGTGCTGCCCAGCGTCGGCGCGCTGGGCACCGGCACCGCCGAGGCGAACGCGCTGCTCTCCTACGAGCAGACCTACCACGTGCGCCAGGTGGACGCGAACACCTACCCGCAGCCGGCGGCCGGCCTCAACTGGCCGCAGAACCCCGGCTACATCGGCGCGCTGGACGGGTTCACCGCCAACACCACGGCGGCCGGCGCGGCCGGCGCCTTCGACTACCTCAAGGGCCCCGTCCCGTTCGAGGACAACAACCCGAACGTGACCGAGGCCTACGGCTTCCTCTCCACCGCGCTGGCCGCCCCGGCCGCCGGGGCGAGCTTCACCCCGCTGGTCGACGTGCCGATCCCGGGCAGCACCGCGCGCGGCAGCCTGGTCGGCGACTACCAGCACGACGGCGTCGACGAGTTGGTCATCACCTTCGCCTACAACCAGTACCAGCAGCAGTGGCGGCTGCTGGCCCGCGGCGTGGTCGACTGGATGACCCAGGGGGTGCACCTGGGCTTCGACCGCGACTACCTCTCGGTCCAGGTGCAGAACGTGCTCGGCACCGACAACCGGTGGAGCACGACGCTCAAGTGCACCGCCGGCGACGCCGGTTGCAACGTGGCCGCGGGCAGCGCCGACAGCGTGCCGATCCGGCTGGGCGCGGCCGACCTGGACGCCGCCAAGGCGTGGGAGGCGGCCAACGGCATCACCCTGGACCTGGCGGTCGACGGTGCGGGCAGCGACGCCGCGGCCGCCGCCCCGGGCGCGGCGGGCACCGACCCGACCGAGGCGGACCTGGCCGCG
Coding sequences within:
- a CDS encoding RidA family protein, translated to MSSTTNDRTNDPRSSTTHVIAPVGLAPGFGYSQVAWGTGRTIAVSGQISLDERGELVGPGDPAAQARQVFENIRRCLAEAGAGFDDVIKLTIFVTDVAHLPAIREARDAVIDTTRPPASSAVAVAALFRPEFLLEIEALAVVAEPAGTRPQG